A region of Polyodon spathula isolate WHYD16114869_AA chromosome 4, ASM1765450v1, whole genome shotgun sequence DNA encodes the following proteins:
- the LOC121314066 gene encoding dnaJ homolog subfamily B member 6-like isoform X4, which translates to MMDYYQTLGVQRNASQEDIKKSYRKLALKWHPDKNPDNKEDAERKFKELSEAYEVLSDANKRDIYDRYGKEGLIGGGGGGGGHYNNGGFGYGFSFRNPEDVFREFFGGRDPFADFFDDPFDDFFGNQRGSRGVSRSRAGGPFFHGFGGFPPFGAGFSGFDPGFTSFGQMGGGGFASFSSTSFGGGGGGGGMGNFRSVSSSTKIINGRKITTKRILENGQERVEVEEDGQLRSLTINGKEQLLRLDNK; encoded by the exons ATGATGGACTACTACCAGACTCTTGGAGTACAAAGAAATGCATCACAAGAAGACATTAAAAAATC ATACAGAAAGTTGGCACTGAAATGGCACCCTGATAAGAACCCGGATAACAAGGAGGATGCAGAGAGGAAATTTAAGGAACTGTCGGAGGCATATGAAGTTCTATCGGATG CCAATAAGCGTGATATTTAcgacaggtatggtaaagaagGCTTGattggaggaggaggtggag gtGGAGGACACTATAACAATGGCGGCTTTGGGTATGGATTTTCATTCCGCAACCCAGAAGATGTGTTCAGGGAATTCTTTGGAGGAAGAGATCCTTTTGCAGATTTCTTTG ATGATCCTTTTGATGACTTCTTTGGAAACCAAAGAGGCAGTCGTGGCGTGAGCAGGAGCCGTGCAGGGGGCCCGTTCTTCCATGGGTTCGGTGGTTTCCCTCCCTTCGGAGCAGGGTTTTCTGGGTTCGATCCAG GCTTTACCTCATTCGGGCAAATGGGCGGCGGTGGATTTGCTTCGTTTTCTTCCACTTCatttggaggaggaggaggcggtgGCGGAATGGGTAACTTCCGATCAGTTTCATCATCCACCAAAATAATTAACGGCAGAAAAATTACCACGAAAAG AATCCTAGAGAATGGGCAGGAGCGAGTCGAGGTTGAGGAAGACGGGCAGTTAAGATCTCTCACTATAAATGGTAAGGAGCAGCTCCTACGGTTGGATAACAAGTAG
- the LOC121314066 gene encoding dnaJ homolog subfamily B member 6-like isoform X2 — MMDYYQTLGVQRNASQEDIKKSYRKLALKWHPDKNPDNKEDAERKFKELSEAYEVLSDANKRDIYDRYGKEGLIGGGGGGGGHYNNGGFGYGFSFRNPEDVFREFFGGRDPFADFFDDPFDDFFGNQRGSRGVSRSRAGGPFFHGFGGFPPFGAGFSGFDPGFTSFGQMGGGGFASFSSTSFGGGGGGGGMGNFRSVSSSTKIINGRKITTKRILENGQERVEVEEDGQLRSLTINGVEDEEALADERRRRGQYSLPAQSPHTRYLRNGNLNDEEEERGTQASGPGSARGHIDGKRKKLRLKEEAKKKKTSRLTQRAGTTF, encoded by the exons ATGATGGACTACTACCAGACTCTTGGAGTACAAAGAAATGCATCACAAGAAGACATTAAAAAATC ATACAGAAAGTTGGCACTGAAATGGCACCCTGATAAGAACCCGGATAACAAGGAGGATGCAGAGAGGAAATTTAAGGAACTGTCGGAGGCATATGAAGTTCTATCGGATG CCAATAAGCGTGATATTTAcgacaggtatggtaaagaagGCTTGattggaggaggaggtggag gtGGAGGACACTATAACAATGGCGGCTTTGGGTATGGATTTTCATTCCGCAACCCAGAAGATGTGTTCAGGGAATTCTTTGGAGGAAGAGATCCTTTTGCAGATTTCTTTG ATGATCCTTTTGATGACTTCTTTGGAAACCAAAGAGGCAGTCGTGGCGTGAGCAGGAGCCGTGCAGGGGGCCCGTTCTTCCATGGGTTCGGTGGTTTCCCTCCCTTCGGAGCAGGGTTTTCTGGGTTCGATCCAG GCTTTACCTCATTCGGGCAAATGGGCGGCGGTGGATTTGCTTCGTTTTCTTCCACTTCatttggaggaggaggaggcggtgGCGGAATGGGTAACTTCCGATCAGTTTCATCATCCACCAAAATAATTAACGGCAGAAAAATTACCACGAAAAG AATCCTAGAGAATGGGCAGGAGCGAGTCGAGGTTGAGGAAGACGGGCAGTTAAGATCTCTCACTATAAATG GGGTGGAGGATGAGGAGGCTCTGGCTGATGAGCGCAGGCGTCGAGGACAGTATTCCTTGCCAGCCCAGTCACCTCACACCCGTTACCTGAGAAACGGCAATCTGAATGACGAGGAAGAGGAGCGCGGCACACAGGCTAGTGGCCCCGGCTCAGCCAGAG GACACATTGATGGCAAGAGAAAGAAACTACGGCTAAAGGAAGAGGCGAAGAAGAAAAAGACGTCGAGACTGACTCAGCGGGCaggaactacattttaa
- the LOC121314066 gene encoding dnaJ homolog subfamily B member 6-like isoform X1 gives MMDYYQTLGVQRNASQEDIKKSYRKLALKWHPDKNPDNKEDAERKFKELSEAYEVLSDANKRDIYDRYGKEGLIGGGGGGGGHYNNGGFGYGFSFRNPEDVFREFFGGRDPFADFFADDPFDDFFGNQRGSRGVSRSRAGGPFFHGFGGFPPFGAGFSGFDPGFTSFGQMGGGGFASFSSTSFGGGGGGGGMGNFRSVSSSTKIINGRKITTKRILENGQERVEVEEDGQLRSLTINGVEDEEALADERRRRGQYSLPAQSPHTRYLRNGNLNDEEEERGTQASGPGSARGHIDGKRKKLRLKEEAKKKKTSRLTQRAGTTF, from the exons ATGATGGACTACTACCAGACTCTTGGAGTACAAAGAAATGCATCACAAGAAGACATTAAAAAATC ATACAGAAAGTTGGCACTGAAATGGCACCCTGATAAGAACCCGGATAACAAGGAGGATGCAGAGAGGAAATTTAAGGAACTGTCGGAGGCATATGAAGTTCTATCGGATG CCAATAAGCGTGATATTTAcgacaggtatggtaaagaagGCTTGattggaggaggaggtggag gtGGAGGACACTATAACAATGGCGGCTTTGGGTATGGATTTTCATTCCGCAACCCAGAAGATGTGTTCAGGGAATTCTTTGGAGGAAGAGATCCTTTTGCAGATTTCTTTG CAGATGATCCTTTTGATGACTTCTTTGGAAACCAAAGAGGCAGTCGTGGCGTGAGCAGGAGCCGTGCAGGGGGCCCGTTCTTCCATGGGTTCGGTGGTTTCCCTCCCTTCGGAGCAGGGTTTTCTGGGTTCGATCCAG GCTTTACCTCATTCGGGCAAATGGGCGGCGGTGGATTTGCTTCGTTTTCTTCCACTTCatttggaggaggaggaggcggtgGCGGAATGGGTAACTTCCGATCAGTTTCATCATCCACCAAAATAATTAACGGCAGAAAAATTACCACGAAAAG AATCCTAGAGAATGGGCAGGAGCGAGTCGAGGTTGAGGAAGACGGGCAGTTAAGATCTCTCACTATAAATG GGGTGGAGGATGAGGAGGCTCTGGCTGATGAGCGCAGGCGTCGAGGACAGTATTCCTTGCCAGCCCAGTCACCTCACACCCGTTACCTGAGAAACGGCAATCTGAATGACGAGGAAGAGGAGCGCGGCACACAGGCTAGTGGCCCCGGCTCAGCCAGAG GACACATTGATGGCAAGAGAAAGAAACTACGGCTAAAGGAAGAGGCGAAGAAGAAAAAGACGTCGAGACTGACTCAGCGGGCaggaactacattttaa
- the LOC121314066 gene encoding dnaJ homolog subfamily B member 6-like isoform X3 has translation MMDYYQTLGVQRNASQEDIKKSYRKLALKWHPDKNPDNKEDAERKFKELSEAYEVLSDANKRDIYDRYGKEGLIGGGGGGGGHYNNGGFGYGFSFRNPEDVFREFFGGRDPFADFFADDPFDDFFGNQRGSRGVSRSRAGGPFFHGFGGFPPFGAGFSGFDPGFTSFGQMGGGGFASFSSTSFGGGGGGGGMGNFRSVSSSTKIINGRKITTKRILENGQERVEVEEDGQLRSLTINGHIDGKRKKLRLKEEAKKKKTSRLTQRAGTTF, from the exons ATGATGGACTACTACCAGACTCTTGGAGTACAAAGAAATGCATCACAAGAAGACATTAAAAAATC ATACAGAAAGTTGGCACTGAAATGGCACCCTGATAAGAACCCGGATAACAAGGAGGATGCAGAGAGGAAATTTAAGGAACTGTCGGAGGCATATGAAGTTCTATCGGATG CCAATAAGCGTGATATTTAcgacaggtatggtaaagaagGCTTGattggaggaggaggtggag gtGGAGGACACTATAACAATGGCGGCTTTGGGTATGGATTTTCATTCCGCAACCCAGAAGATGTGTTCAGGGAATTCTTTGGAGGAAGAGATCCTTTTGCAGATTTCTTTG CAGATGATCCTTTTGATGACTTCTTTGGAAACCAAAGAGGCAGTCGTGGCGTGAGCAGGAGCCGTGCAGGGGGCCCGTTCTTCCATGGGTTCGGTGGTTTCCCTCCCTTCGGAGCAGGGTTTTCTGGGTTCGATCCAG GCTTTACCTCATTCGGGCAAATGGGCGGCGGTGGATTTGCTTCGTTTTCTTCCACTTCatttggaggaggaggaggcggtgGCGGAATGGGTAACTTCCGATCAGTTTCATCATCCACCAAAATAATTAACGGCAGAAAAATTACCACGAAAAG AATCCTAGAGAATGGGCAGGAGCGAGTCGAGGTTGAGGAAGACGGGCAGTTAAGATCTCTCACTATAAATG GACACATTGATGGCAAGAGAAAGAAACTACGGCTAAAGGAAGAGGCGAAGAAGAAAAAGACGTCGAGACTGACTCAGCGGGCaggaactacattttaa